The Astyanax mexicanus isolate ESR-SI-001 chromosome 20, AstMex3_surface, whole genome shotgun sequence genome contains a region encoding:
- the kcnip3b gene encoding Kv channel interacting protein 3b, calsenilin isoform X2, protein MQGMELMAVGVVIVLFYLVLKQFGLWEPLSLDDSSDGELELSMVRHQPEGLEELQAQTQFTRKELQSLYRGFKNECPSGLVDEETFKTIYSQFFPQGDATTYAHFLFNAFDVDRNGSIRFEDFVIGLSVLLRGSVTEKLRWAFNLYDINKDGYITKEEMLAIMKSIYDMMGRYTSPSVKEDAPFEHVEKFFQKMDRNRDGVVTIEEFIETCQKDESIMSSMQLFENVI, encoded by the exons ATGCAGGGTATGGAGCTGATGGCCGTGGGCGTAGTCATCGTCCTGTTCTACCTGGTTCtgaagcagtttggactgtgggagCCTCTGTCTCTGGATG ACAGCAGTGATGGGGAGCTGGAGCTGTCGATGGTGAGACACCAGCCGGAAggtctggaggagctgcaggctCAGACCCAGTTCACCAGGAAGGAGCTGCAGTCTCTCTACAGGGGCTTCAAAAAC gaGTGTCCCAGTGGGTTGGTTGATGAGGAAACCTTTAAGACCATCTACTCCCAGTTCTTCCCTCAAGGAG ATGCGACAACATATGCTCACTTCCTCTTCAATGCCTTTGATGTGGACCGGAATGGCTCCATACGTTTCGAG GACTTTGTGATTGGTCTGTCAGTTTTGTTGCGCGGGTCTGTAACGGAGAAACTGCGCTGGGCCTTTAATCTGTACGATATTAATAAGGATGGATACATCACTAAAGAG GAAATGCTGGCCATCATGAAGTCCATATATGATATGATGGGGCGCTACACTTCCCCCAGCGTCAAGGAGGACGCTCCGTTCGAACACGTGGAGAAATTCTTCCAG AAGATGGACAGGAACAGAGATGGCGTGGTGACCATTGAGGAGTTCATCGAGACGTGCCAAAAG gACGAGAGTATAATGAGCTCCATGCAGCTGTTTGAGAACGTTATCTGA
- the kcnip3b gene encoding Kv channel interacting protein 3b, calsenilin isoform X1, producing the protein MQSDGQRVDALPDGAPSGPQEGKWQKPRISRKSLMKCCLVKWIISNTAPQGPDSSDGELELSMVRHQPEGLEELQAQTQFTRKELQSLYRGFKNECPSGLVDEETFKTIYSQFFPQGDATTYAHFLFNAFDVDRNGSIRFEDFVIGLSVLLRGSVTEKLRWAFNLYDINKDGYITKEEMLAIMKSIYDMMGRYTSPSVKEDAPFEHVEKFFQKMDRNRDGVVTIEEFIETCQKDESIMSSMQLFENVI; encoded by the exons ATGCAG tctgatgGTCAGAGAGTGGACGCTCTGCCGGATGGAGCCCCCAGTGGGCCGCAGGAGGGAAAATGGCAGAAACCTCGGATCTCCCGCAAGAGTTTAATGAAGTGCTGCCTGGTGAAGTGGATCATCAGCAACACCGCACCACAGggaccag ACAGCAGTGATGGGGAGCTGGAGCTGTCGATGGTGAGACACCAGCCGGAAggtctggaggagctgcaggctCAGACCCAGTTCACCAGGAAGGAGCTGCAGTCTCTCTACAGGGGCTTCAAAAAC gaGTGTCCCAGTGGGTTGGTTGATGAGGAAACCTTTAAGACCATCTACTCCCAGTTCTTCCCTCAAGGAG ATGCGACAACATATGCTCACTTCCTCTTCAATGCCTTTGATGTGGACCGGAATGGCTCCATACGTTTCGAG GACTTTGTGATTGGTCTGTCAGTTTTGTTGCGCGGGTCTGTAACGGAGAAACTGCGCTGGGCCTTTAATCTGTACGATATTAATAAGGATGGATACATCACTAAAGAG GAAATGCTGGCCATCATGAAGTCCATATATGATATGATGGGGCGCTACACTTCCCCCAGCGTCAAGGAGGACGCTCCGTTCGAACACGTGGAGAAATTCTTCCAG AAGATGGACAGGAACAGAGATGGCGTGGTGACCATTGAGGAGTTCATCGAGACGTGCCAAAAG gACGAGAGTATAATGAGCTCCATGCAGCTGTTTGAGAACGTTATCTGA